One Pyrofollis japonicus DNA window includes the following coding sequences:
- a CDS encoding lyase family protein → MPKYRALTGIGSDSLVYEYTSSLSHDKFIEKHVAFVVAAHFAHLYEKGLVPREASCRVASALLRLLDSKTSMLTSDGFEDVFEALEDFLEKETGGASKYIWLGRSRNDHVSAALRLYALEKGIELVSLLLEARRGLLTIAQKQGHVPLVLHTHQQPSQIGNVACLVLGWEEALASATRLLVASLGLAARSPLGASAGAGTLVPIDPERLSELVGLQGTLNSVYGAGSRFDIEAVAAAAALFLAEASRIAADLITYSSPYIRVVILPSSHVATSSAMPHKRNPVTLEVLRAHGARAAGYLAAMLSIGHGLPYIYNLDLQEANPLLYSILSDAVSAARILADLFKGLVFDEARARELVDRYGAVSVEVAEKITLETGKPFREAYAEAAKLLREKGQVQLATEFFGGDWAEKLLEERKTGCMKKMSLGRLEARIAMDKEEIGRLEAVLDSARQRIESFLEEVANSCPPLQK, encoded by the coding sequence ATGCCGAAGTATAGGGCCTTAACAGGAATAGGCAGCGACAGCCTTGTATACGAATATACCTCCAGCCTCAGCCACGACAAGTTCATAGAAAAACACGTAGCCTTCGTAGTGGCGGCGCACTTCGCACACCTCTACGAAAAAGGCCTCGTGCCGCGTGAAGCAAGCTGCCGCGTAGCATCCGCCCTACTAAGACTCCTAGATTCGAAAACATCTATGCTTACAAGCGACGGGTTTGAAGACGTCTTTGAGGCCCTTGAGGACTTTCTCGAGAAGGAGACCGGAGGTGCTTCCAAGTACATCTGGCTGGGTAGGAGTAGAAATGACCACGTCTCGGCAGCTCTCCGCCTATATGCGTTGGAGAAGGGCATAGAGCTCGTAAGTCTCCTCCTCGAGGCAAGGAGGGGCTTGCTCACTATTGCGCAAAAGCAGGGACACGTACCCCTTGTTCTTCACACTCATCAGCAACCGAGCCAGATAGGCAATGTCGCGTGCCTAGTGCTTGGCTGGGAAGAAGCACTAGCCTCGGCCACGAGGCTCTTGGTTGCCAGCCTGGGCTTGGCAGCGAGGTCTCCTCTCGGAGCGAGTGCTGGGGCAGGCACGCTTGTACCAATAGACCCGGAGAGGCTCTCGGAGCTAGTAGGGCTGCAAGGCACCCTCAACAGCGTCTATGGCGCAGGGAGCAGGTTCGATATAGAAGCCGTGGCGGCAGCTGCTGCACTCTTCCTTGCAGAGGCATCCCGTATAGCTGCAGACCTTATAACCTACTCGTCCCCCTACATCAGGGTAGTGATCCTACCCTCGAGCCACGTGGCAACGAGTAGCGCAATGCCTCATAAGCGTAACCCTGTTACGCTCGAAGTCCTACGCGCACATGGTGCGCGGGCGGCCGGGTACCTAGCGGCAATGCTCTCGATAGGCCATGGGCTTCCCTACATCTATAACCTCGACTTGCAGGAAGCCAATCCACTCCTATACTCGATACTCAGCGACGCGGTAAGCGCTGCAAGGATCCTCGCGGATCTATTCAAGGGGCTTGTGTTCGACGAGGCGAGGGCAAGGGAGCTTGTGGATAGGTACGGGGCGGTTAGTGTTGAGGTTGCTGAGAAGATTACACTAGAGACTGGTAAGCCTTTTAGGGAGGCATACGCAGAGGCAGCCAAGCTTCTTAGAGAGAAGGGGCAGGTACAGCTCGCTACCGAGTTCTTTGGGGGCGATTGGGCCGAGAAGCTCCTGGAGGAGAGGAAGACTGGGTGCATGAAGAAGATGAGCCTGGGTAGGCTAGAGGCCCGGATAGCGATGGACAAGGAGGAGATCGGTAGGCTAGAGGCCGTGCTCGACTCAGCCAGGCAGAGAATTGAAAGCTTTCTCGAAGAGGTGGCGAACAGTTGCCCACCGCTCCAAAAATAA
- the carA gene encoding glutamine-hydrolyzing carbamoyl-phosphate synthase small subunit, with product MHKYPFLRCPRGLCSRLLLANGVGFEGCGFGSPRTVVGEAVFTTAMTGYPESLTDPSYRGQILVETHPMIGNYGVPSRSRNVAGIPLDYESDSIQVEGFVIAELPKPSHYASVMSLDEWFRSEDKPGMYRIDTRLLVRILREHGVVMAVLATFPCDNPVSWEELAETLRESKTYDENLYALSVTPQKPITHHPGRKPVARIAVLDCGIKYGILRQLLLRGIEITRYPCWARSDELVENYDGVLLSNGPGNPVLLKQQAETAARVATSGKPVLAICLGMQLLSIGLGAETYKLPYGHRGVNKPVIDLETGKCYITTHNHGYAVRVESLEGTGLVPWFRQPDDGTLEGVKTRDGLVLATQFHPEAGPGPWDSTWVFDLFLKNVLRVKER from the coding sequence ATCCACAAGTACCCCTTCCTCCGATGCCCCCGAGGCCTTTGTTCCCGCCTCCTCCTCGCCAATGGTGTCGGCTTCGAAGGCTGCGGCTTCGGTTCTCCCCGCACGGTTGTCGGAGAAGCAGTATTCACGACCGCGATGACCGGATACCCTGAAAGCTTGACGGATCCGAGCTACCGGGGCCAAATACTCGTAGAGACGCATCCAATGATAGGCAACTATGGCGTCCCATCACGTAGCAGAAATGTGGCAGGCATACCGCTCGACTACGAGTCAGACAGTATCCAGGTGGAAGGCTTCGTCATAGCAGAGCTGCCCAAGCCCAGTCACTACGCCTCAGTAATGAGCCTAGACGAGTGGTTCAGGAGCGAAGACAAGCCAGGCATGTACCGCATAGACACAAGGCTCCTAGTGAGGATTCTCCGCGAACACGGAGTCGTAATGGCAGTCCTCGCCACGTTCCCCTGCGATAACCCCGTTTCCTGGGAGGAGCTAGCAGAGACCCTTAGGGAATCCAAAACGTACGACGAGAACCTCTACGCGCTAAGCGTTACACCGCAGAAGCCAATAACGCACCATCCAGGCAGGAAACCAGTCGCACGCATCGCGGTTCTCGACTGTGGAATAAAGTATGGGATTCTGCGCCAACTGCTCCTCCGCGGGATAGAGATCACACGCTATCCTTGCTGGGCACGGAGCGACGAGCTAGTTGAGAACTATGACGGCGTATTGCTGAGCAACGGGCCAGGTAATCCTGTCCTGCTAAAACAGCAAGCAGAGACTGCCGCCAGGGTCGCCACCAGCGGCAAGCCGGTACTCGCGATATGCCTTGGCATGCAGCTGCTGAGCATCGGCCTAGGCGCAGAGACGTATAAGCTCCCCTACGGCCATAGGGGCGTAAACAAGCCGGTCATAGACCTCGAGACCGGGAAGTGCTACATAACAACCCATAACCATGGCTACGCGGTGCGAGTCGAAAGCCTCGAAGGAACCGGGCTAGTCCCCTGGTTCCGCCAACCCGACGACGGGACGCTCGAGGGGGTAAAGACGAGAGACGGCCTCGTTCTCGCCACCCAGTTCCATCCAGAGGCGGGCCCCGGGCCATGGGACTCCACATGGGTCTTCGACCTCTTCTTGAAAAACGTTCTGAGAGTCAAGGAGAGGTGA
- a CDS encoding argininosuccinate synthase: MRVVLAYSGGLDTSAILLLLREQGHEVITVTVNVGQEDDMEGVEEKAYKLGAYKHYTINAVKEFAENYVSKAIKANALYEDKYPLGTALARPLIAEKVAEIAKKEGADAVAHGCTSKGNDQVRFDLVLKYYLGDDYKIIAPVRELGLTRAKSAEILRKHGFEPPGAHKKYSIDENLWSRSIEGGELDDPSAEPPEDAFAWTVPPEKAPEEPLVLKVSFRNGIPVAINNEKMDLEKIVKLLNRLLGLHGYGRIDHIENRVVGLKSREVYEAPAALALIESHRDLEKLVYTPKELRFKKLLDQYWSDLVYQGLWVEPLRLVIEKAIDELNKWVSGDVVMKVYKGSLRIIGRSSEYTGYSEKLIDYDTGWYPSAEEAEGFIKIWGLHSLAAAKARGLNNL, from the coding sequence TTGAGAGTAGTGCTCGCCTACTCCGGCGGCCTCGATACTTCAGCTATTCTTTTACTCCTAAGGGAGCAGGGCCACGAGGTAATAACGGTCACAGTCAATGTTGGACAAGAAGACGACATGGAGGGCGTTGAGGAGAAGGCCTACAAGCTCGGCGCCTACAAACACTACACCATTAACGCGGTAAAGGAGTTCGCCGAGAACTATGTGAGCAAGGCGATTAAGGCAAACGCTCTCTACGAGGACAAGTACCCCCTCGGCACGGCGCTCGCGAGGCCCCTGATAGCCGAGAAGGTAGCCGAGATAGCTAAGAAGGAGGGCGCCGACGCCGTTGCGCATGGCTGCACGTCTAAGGGCAATGACCAGGTACGCTTCGACCTCGTCCTCAAATACTACCTCGGCGACGATTACAAGATAATCGCGCCAGTAAGAGAGCTTGGACTAACAAGGGCAAAGTCGGCCGAGATTCTGAGGAAACACGGCTTTGAACCGCCAGGAGCCCACAAGAAGTACAGTATTGACGAGAACCTTTGGAGTAGGAGCATTGAGGGCGGAGAGCTTGATGATCCTTCGGCCGAGCCCCCCGAAGACGCTTTTGCCTGGACCGTTCCCCCCGAGAAGGCCCCCGAGGAACCCTTGGTCCTAAAGGTCTCGTTTAGGAACGGCATACCTGTTGCAATAAACAATGAGAAGATGGATCTCGAGAAGATAGTGAAGCTCCTCAACCGCTTGCTGGGTCTACACGGCTACGGCAGGATAGACCACATAGAGAACCGAGTAGTAGGGCTCAAGAGCAGGGAGGTCTACGAGGCGCCAGCAGCGCTAGCCCTCATAGAGTCGCATAGGGACCTCGAGAAGCTCGTGTATACCCCTAAGGAGCTGAGATTCAAGAAGCTCCTTGACCAGTACTGGTCCGACCTAGTCTACCAAGGCCTCTGGGTAGAGCCGCTAAGGCTAGTCATAGAGAAAGCCATTGATGAGCTAAACAAGTGGGTCAGCGGCGACGTCGTGATGAAGGTGTACAAGGGCTCTCTCCGAATAATTGGCAGGAGTAGCGAGTACACCGGATACAGCGAGAAACTAATCGACTACGACACAGGGTGGTATCCTAGCGCCGAGGAGGCTGAGGGCTTCATAAAGATATGGGGGCTCCATAGCCTAGCAGCCGCCAAGGCCCGAGGCCTAAACAATCTCTAA
- a CDS encoding ACT domain-containing protein, producing the protein MLKRATRLGLKTLKSETYPVPPDPDRTEKKGQEGIGAMSAQNLSTIVRRIVDTDPVLQECLARGIANYSETARRIKPLVEKEAGMSASVDAIKTALIRYAQRLRGQAGLGAAIPQQILARSSIELRMGVTVVVASHAALSRLINILGELLGKARLLFIMQSVAGIVIIVSKEYADKVLSGLGDTVIEVSRDRAVIVIASPRDVITTPGFLAYITGLFARNKINIEQIESVYTDTIIVVSPDDALKAFQLLNTAIEEAKIIQGSGGA; encoded by the coding sequence TTGTTAAAGCGCGCGACCCGTCTGGGACTAAAGACTCTTAAGTCAGAGACGTATCCGGTGCCTCCAGACCCAGATAGAACAGAGAAGAAGGGCCAAGAAGGTATAGGGGCCATGTCTGCGCAGAACTTGTCAACAATTGTTAGGAGGATCGTTGACACCGACCCGGTTCTCCAGGAATGCCTTGCCAGGGGCATAGCCAATTACTCCGAAACCGCGAGGAGGATTAAGCCGCTCGTAGAGAAAGAGGCTGGCATGAGCGCCTCGGTTGACGCTATAAAGACTGCTCTTATCCGCTATGCTCAGCGCCTGCGCGGCCAGGCTGGCCTCGGCGCGGCTATACCTCAGCAAATCCTTGCTAGGAGCTCCATAGAGCTGAGGATGGGTGTGACAGTTGTAGTTGCTAGCCACGCTGCCCTCAGCAGGCTCATCAATATTCTTGGCGAGCTGTTGGGGAAGGCGAGGCTCTTGTTCATAATGCAGAGCGTTGCGGGGATAGTGATCATTGTTAGCAAGGAGTACGCTGACAAGGTCCTCAGCGGGCTCGGGGACACCGTTATAGAGGTTAGCAGGGACCGCGCCGTGATAGTGATAGCGAGCCCGAGGGACGTCATAACTACCCCTGGGTTCCTCGCCTACATAACCGGGCTCTTTGCCAGGAACAAGATAAACATTGAGCAGATAGAGTCAGTGTATACGGATACAATAATAGTGGTGTCCCCGGACGATGCTTTGAAGGCGTTTCAGCTCCTAAACACGGCTATAGAGGAGGCTAAAATAATACAGGGTAGCGGAGGGGCCTAA
- the asd gene encoding aspartate-semialdehyde dehydrogenase, which translates to MVDKVKVAVFGATGLVGQRFVSLLANHPWFEVVELAASKQRAGQRYADTVNWVLGSSVPEPVADIRLKPVDPDAVEEAEVVFIALPKEVAAEVEPLLAKRGKIVVSNASNFRLEPDVPLLNPEINHDHIFLLREQRRRRGWSGAILKVPNCSTAILTLSLKPLVDSYGVEKVFVTTMQAISGAGFKGVPGYMITDNIVPYIRGEEEKMINETKKILGRLEDGKVRPLDIEVYPTTTRVPVLDGHLESVHAVLAREPGSVEEVEKVFSEWHSLPQEAGLPTAPEQPIVVRREPDRPQPRLDRDNGRGMSITVGRIKLYDKGLLRYLVLGHNTVRGAAGTGVLIAELYHYYVSKGLL; encoded by the coding sequence ATGGTGGATAAGGTAAAAGTCGCAGTCTTCGGCGCAACCGGTCTCGTGGGTCAACGGTTTGTCTCCCTTCTCGCAAACCACCCGTGGTTCGAGGTAGTGGAGCTCGCTGCGAGCAAGCAGCGTGCAGGCCAGCGCTACGCTGATACTGTCAACTGGGTTCTTGGGAGCAGTGTACCGGAGCCAGTTGCCGATATCCGTCTCAAGCCGGTTGACCCGGACGCGGTTGAAGAGGCGGAAGTAGTGTTCATAGCGCTCCCGAAAGAGGTCGCGGCAGAGGTAGAGCCCCTGCTGGCCAAGAGGGGCAAGATAGTTGTCTCAAATGCTAGCAACTTCCGCTTAGAGCCGGATGTCCCGCTGCTCAACCCGGAGATAAACCATGACCACATATTCTTGCTGAGAGAGCAGAGGCGGAGAAGGGGGTGGAGCGGCGCGATACTCAAGGTCCCTAACTGCAGCACAGCAATACTGACACTGAGCTTGAAGCCGCTCGTAGACAGCTACGGTGTCGAGAAAGTATTCGTTACCACGATGCAGGCCATAAGCGGTGCAGGGTTCAAAGGCGTCCCAGGGTATATGATCACCGATAACATTGTGCCATATATAAGGGGCGAAGAGGAGAAAATGATTAACGAGACGAAAAAGATCCTAGGCAGGCTAGAAGACGGCAAAGTTAGGCCCCTGGACATAGAGGTTTACCCGACGACGACACGCGTACCAGTGCTCGACGGGCACCTAGAATCAGTGCACGCTGTCTTAGCAAGGGAGCCGGGAAGCGTAGAGGAGGTTGAGAAAGTGTTCTCCGAGTGGCACTCACTTCCACAGGAAGCGGGACTCCCCACAGCTCCCGAGCAACCCATAGTCGTCCGCAGGGAGCCAGATAGGCCCCAGCCACGACTCGACCGCGACAACGGCAGAGGCATGAGCATAACAGTAGGGAGGATTAAGCTCTACGATAAAGGGCTGCTGCGCTACCTAGTGCTAGGCCATAACACGGTTCGCGGAGCTGCTGGCACTGGCGTCCTCATAGCAGAGCTGTACCACTACTACGTGTCAAAAGGCTTGCTTTAG
- a CDS encoding aspartate kinase produces the protein MRGVVVAKFGGSLLKGSEGFLIVADEVKKLLGLGRRVVVVVSAMKGVTDSLIRVVEAEWGWEQRLKEILAMYLSAARGAIRNPAILSQALGELTRLFDELFKLVWAVKVIGEATPHAKASIIAFGERLSAALASAVLRDQGMDSKWLSGGEAGLVSSGNDYFDAVIDYEESAKNVPSVIGELLEKNVVPVVMGFTARNKEGRLVLLGRGGSDYTATLLARFLGAEEARLYTDVDGVYSGDPRYIRGANHIPRLSYEEAMELALLGAKKMHPRTFEPVNNTGIKVVITRPGASKATIVADNQEPPPVKGVAALENMAAVSVSGGGLVEKVGIAAHIASVAAKLGVNIKAIMQPPTETRITLIVRRDKAEALSKALKAELSSLGVRVETTNVSVIGIVGYGVKEPEISASFLSEASRLNGVRGAIWSPGSPLLSILVEPSYTWPIARRLHEEVVQKWWIR, from the coding sequence GTGCGAGGAGTAGTCGTTGCTAAGTTCGGTGGCTCTCTGCTCAAGGGGAGTGAGGGCTTCCTAATAGTGGCCGATGAGGTTAAGAAGCTACTAGGATTAGGTAGGCGGGTCGTCGTCGTAGTGTCGGCGATGAAGGGTGTAACCGACTCGTTAATAAGGGTTGTGGAGGCCGAGTGGGGCTGGGAGCAGCGGCTCAAAGAAATCCTCGCAATGTACCTCTCCGCCGCCCGCGGAGCCATTAGGAACCCTGCTATACTGTCCCAGGCCCTTGGCGAGCTAACAAGGCTCTTCGACGAACTATTCAAGCTAGTCTGGGCGGTCAAGGTGATAGGCGAGGCAACGCCCCACGCCAAGGCCTCGATAATAGCTTTCGGCGAGAGGCTCTCAGCTGCCCTGGCCTCAGCCGTGCTAAGAGACCAAGGAATGGACTCAAAGTGGCTCAGCGGCGGCGAGGCCGGCCTCGTCTCTAGCGGGAACGACTACTTCGACGCAGTCATAGACTATGAGGAATCCGCCAAGAACGTTCCATCGGTTATCGGTGAGCTGCTTGAGAAAAACGTAGTCCCGGTCGTCATGGGGTTTACTGCTAGGAATAAGGAGGGTAGACTCGTTCTCCTAGGGAGGGGCGGTAGCGACTATACGGCGACGCTTCTGGCCCGCTTCCTAGGCGCGGAAGAAGCTAGGCTTTACACTGACGTGGATGGCGTCTATTCGGGGGATCCGCGTTATATCCGGGGAGCGAACCACATACCGAGGCTGAGCTATGAGGAGGCAATGGAGCTCGCCCTCCTCGGCGCAAAGAAGATGCATCCACGCACATTTGAGCCAGTCAACAATACTGGGATCAAGGTTGTGATCACTAGGCCTGGCGCGAGTAAGGCGACGATTGTTGCCGATAACCAGGAGCCTCCGCCCGTTAAGGGGGTTGCAGCTCTCGAAAACATGGCGGCTGTGAGTGTTAGTGGAGGCGGCCTTGTGGAGAAAGTCGGTATTGCGGCGCATATAGCCTCGGTTGCTGCTAAGCTTGGGGTAAACATTAAGGCGATAATGCAGCCTCCGACAGAGACCAGGATAACCCTAATAGTGCGACGAGATAAGGCTGAGGCCTTGTCTAAGGCACTTAAGGCGGAGTTGTCGAGCCTCGGTGTAAGAGTTGAGACAACAAACGTCTCAGTTATAGGGATAGTAGGCTACGGCGTAAAAGAGCCAGAGATAAGTGCATCATTTCTCTCCGAGGCCTCTAGGCTGAACGGGGTGCGTGGTGCAATATGGAGCCCTGGTAGCCCCCTCCTATCAATCCTCGTAGAACCCTCGTATACCTGGCCCATAGCTCGTAGGCTCCACGAGGAGGTGGTCCAAAAATGGTGGATAAGGTAA